One Ignavibacterium album JCM 16511 genomic region harbors:
- a CDS encoding STAS domain-containing protein → MNFETRKIGDITIFKLNEQRLDTNISVLLKGEFTKILKVDEVKKFIIDLSQVESCDSSGLSAILVANRIISSTGGQIRLASPSEKVLSLIKITQLDRVLTVTNTVEEAIEQLK, encoded by the coding sequence ATGAACTTTGAAACCAGAAAAATCGGCGATATAACAATCTTCAAACTGAATGAACAACGACTTGATACAAACATTTCGGTATTGCTCAAAGGTGAGTTCACCAAAATTCTAAAAGTTGATGAGGTTAAAAAATTTATAATTGATTTAAGTCAGGTCGAAAGCTGTGATAGTTCCGGTTTAAGTGCCATTCTGGTTGCAAACAGAATAATTTCATCAACAGGTGGACAAATCAGATTAGCGTCGCCAAGTGAAAAGGTTCTTTCATTAATTAAAATTACACAACTTGATAGGGTTTTGACTGTAACAAATACAGTTGAGGAAGCGATTGAACAGCTTAAGTAA